In Mustela lutreola isolate mMusLut2 chromosome 4, mMusLut2.pri, whole genome shotgun sequence, the genomic stretch GTCATTCTTTTAAGTCTTTGTTGCTCACCTCGTTTTAACCCAGTGAATGCTGAGCCTATGAGGGCCCCAGCAGCTGATGTGTGTCCCTTCCAGTTAGGGCTCTGTGTGTGTCAGGTCGTTTAACGTTTCACTCTTTTGCTTACAGAGAATCATAACGGTGTGTTTTCTGCTGCTGGATTTAAAGACATTCGATCCTATCACTATTGGGATGCAGCGAAGAGAGGACTCGATCTCCAAGGTTTCCTGAATGATCTGGAGGTGGGCAATTAAGATGAAAAGTAAACAGAACCCCATGGTGTCAGGAGGAGCAGGGAAAGGTCTTTGGATTATTCGGTAAGGGAAAGTCTGAAACGGCCCTACTCAAAACAAAATGGTGGTTTCTGAGTTAGCACATGAGGAAGAAATATGCTGCCCCTTGCCCTGTGTGTCACTGACGCTGACCCTGGGTGTTCTGCTAGCGTCGGAGCTGACGTAGCTTCCTTCCTCTCAGAGTGCCCCTGAGTTCTCCATCTTTGTCCTCCATGCCTGTGCTCACAACCCAACTGGGACTGACCCAACTCCGGAGCAGTGGAAGCAGATCGCATCCGTCATGAAGGTAACTGCACTTTCCGAGCATCTCTTGagaaattgtattattttttttaatgtattcaaaaGCAATACCTGTGTACAGAAGAGtttggaaaatggagaaaagccCATAGAAGAAAAGGATTAACTGAAAGCTACTGTTACTATTTTGGTATATAgaacattgtttttttgttttctttttaaatagttacACATGTAAGTACATTTCTTCCACAAAGATGGCATCATTTTATCTGTTTGTAACATACTGTGTCTTTCATTGGCATTCCTTCACATGTCATTTTAAGTTCTGTAGCACAGTTCCCCTGCGTGGCTGTGTCATAttaatgattgattaaatcagttgatggacattgagATCTCAGGTTTCTTGTTCTTCTGAACAATTATATATAGGACTcccttttataatttctttgggATAACTTTCTAGGTTGGGATTTCTAGCTCAGAGTGCGTGTATTCTTCTTTAACATGTTTAAAGAATACTCACTGAGAAACTGTTACGTGCCAGGCACCAAGTAGGGTATAAGAGTGAGCAGAGCGGAGatggtccctgccctcagagaGCATCCAGCCTGTCTGAGGAGACAGCCAAGTACTGTGGCTATGTTGAAGGGGTCACGTGGAGGAACGTAGCACAGACTTCAGgagtgtgtgcacgtgtatgcatgtgtgtgcacgtgtgtgcagtAGTGGCAGAAGCTGTCATGTTGAAACTTGAAGGATGAGGACAGGTGGGGGTTGGCAGGAATGGAGTGTTCCCTACAGAGAGAGGAGTGTGATCAGTGCCCAGGGCAGAACTCATGGCCCATTTAAGGTATTGGAAGTAATTCTCAGTATAGCCTCGAGTTCTACGGTGAGTGAATGAGAGGTAAATGGGAGCCAGATCCTGTGCTGAGGCATTGGACTTCGTTTGGAGGGTGTGGGGGAGCCACTGAAAAACTTTGATGCCATCAGAACTTTGTGGTCTTCAGGCTACGTAGCAGGGAGTGGATCAGAGGGAGGCAAGATGAGACAGGCCCAGAGAGCAGTGAGGAGGCTGGTGCCACGATCCGCATGGgagctgactgggagctgagtGTGGGCGGTGGCAGGGGTAGACCTGAAAGGAGTCTCGGGCTCCGGGGAAATGGGTTGATAGGAACTGGGATGTGGTTGGCTGTAGCCGGATGCGAAGGCTACCGGAGGAGGAGTGAAGGACACACCCTGGCCCCTGGCTTGGACAGTTGGGGGCGTAGAAGTGGTGTCCACTCAGAGCACGAGCCCAGTATGAGGGCAAGCTCAACTGTGGGGAGTCCCATGAGGAGGTCGGAGGGGATGAGAGTAGGGACTCTGAGGTCTCCTTTGTCTTGAGTGCCTGCTAGACTAGCCCCGAATCGTTGAGGAGTTCTGGGGAGACCCAGCTGACCGAGCTTACCACACCAGGAATTCAGAGGGAAGACCCGGCCAACACAGGACACTACCTCCATGTCTCACTAATAAGTCCAGTTGGCAGAGCGGCATTGAGATGCCCTAGGACAACAATAATTGTTAGATTTGTTGGTGTTAAGCTGAACAGAGAAACAGATGTAAAGTGGTGGCTGAATGCaaaaagggagagtgagaagaaaTGGGTAGTGTTAGGGATTCTGTGCGGGCACCAGCTGGGGAAGGAAGGCTGGTGTCTGAGGTTGGTTCCAGAAGGATCTCCTGCCCTGACTCGCTTTCCTTCCTCGCAGCGCCggtttcttttccccttctttgaCTCAGCCTATCAGGGCTTTGCATCTGGAGACCTAGAGAAAGATGCCTGGGCCGTTCGCTATTTCGTGTCTGAAGGATTTGAGCTCTTCTGCGCTCAGTCCTTCTCCAAGAACTTCGGGCTCTACAGTGAGTGCTCTCCTGAGTTTCAGCCttgccccaccccacctgccttgGTGCCCCGAGCtgactctcctccctccctttagATGAGCGAGTGGGCAATCTGACCGTGGTTGCAAAAGATCCTGATAGCATCCTGCGGGTCCTTTCCCAGATGGAGAAGATTGTGCGAATTACTTGGTCCAACCCCCCTGCTCAGGGCGCACGGATTGTGGCCTGTACCCTCTCTAATCCTGAGCTCTTTAAGGAATGGTAAGGGGCGCAGAGCCTGATGGGTGAGGTTTGGGAATGGAGAACAGAACATTTAACTCTCCCTTTGATTTTGGCAGAGGCAGGACAATTATTGAGCTTTAGGtacttctgtaaaatgaggctgGCACCTACTCCCacagctgaggcccagaggaggaAGCATTGAGGAATGGGGCGtttccccctgccctcccagtACTATGCTTCCTCCCCTGACTGTTGGGAAACAAACGAAGGAATTCCTGATAGAACAGGTGACCTAGCTGCAAATCAGTGGGACAGTCTGGGGACTCTTCATCCTTatttgatttgcatatattttgcCTCATTTTGAAACAGTAACTTTTATATAGTAACTAAATCTACAGTCCGCTTCATTATCCCCGTCTGGGTCAGTGCTTAGGTGAATTCTGGGTTAAAACATGAGTGGTATTGCCAGTAGACCCAAGACGAGCACTAAATTCCATCAGAAgctccttccttctgcctggtAAGTGTCTCTCTGGCCTGCTTGTCCACCCATCCGGGCACCTACATACTACCAAGGGCAGGTTGTGATCTCATTTTCAGTGTATAGATTACATTACATTTCTTAAATCTATATGCTTCCGTGAGCCATCTGTCTGCCCTATCTGGATTGATACTTATACTTATATTGTCCACTCAGGACAGGTAATGTGAAGACAATGGCTGACCGGATTCTGACCATGAGATCTGAACTCAGGGCACGCTTAGAAGCCCTCAAGACGCCTGGAACCTGGAACCACATCACTGAACAAATTGGAATGTTCAGCTTCACTGGTTTGAACCGTAAGTGTCCCCCAACCACCTCAAATGCTCGCTCTTGGACACAGCCCTTCTCTCTGTGCTCTTGGGTTTGATTCCTTTAGCTGTCACCTCTTTGGTCGGCCATAAACTTGGGCCAGAAcaagtttggttttcttttttttttctttctttccttttttttttttcaagttcagttttcattgtttgtttgtttgtttgttagtttgttttttattttttaggcagagtgagcacaggcaggcagagtggcaggcagaggcagaggcagaggcagaagcagaagcaggctttccgctgagcaaggagcccgatgtgggactcgattccaggacgctgggatcatgacctgagctgaaggcagccgctcaaccaactgagccacccaggcgtccctcaagttCAGTTTTCTTAGTGAAAACCTGCTGACCCATAATGAGGATATTTTCGTTTTTGTGGGCTGGGAAGTAACAGGATTTGTAGCCAGGAGCCTTGCTTCATGAAAggtctctcataaataaatgctCAGGTGCCTTTTGGCTTTTCCTTAATCCTAAGTATAATTATTATAGCTGCTTATTCAGGGACCTAATTTCTTAACAGGTCTTTCCTAGTCTCTAAGCATTGCCATGAAAGAAGAGGTTACAGAGTATCTATTTCATAAATAAGAACTTAGATTGGTAGTTGGAATTGAGAGCCCTTTGAAAGTCTATGTGTGATCTTGGTCAGCCATCAGTGGGGCTTATTAGCAATCAGTTGTCCTTCTGATGACAGGATTCATTCACTTAATAAGTAattcctgagcacctactggccAAGCCACAGGTCACCTGGTGCTGATGTGGCCATTCGCCTGGGTGTGGAGCTTGTGTCCATGTGGTTCTAGGGACAGTTTGTGCCTGGCATGGGTAAGTCAGTGGAACATGAGAGGTGCTGGGTAGCACAGGCAACCCTGGTttactggaaggaaggaaatacaaggaaatacaagaaaggtgGCAGCAACTGCATATAACTAGACCCCTAGAAGACTTTGGGGTAAAATGAGGCTTCCCGAAAAGTAAAGGGATGGCTCAGTTAGCCATAGGTGTACTTGGGATTCTGGAATAGGGCATTAGTtcacttaaataagtaaaatcatcctttatcatttttaagaCTATTAAGTATAATGGAAATGGTATTCAGGAGTAATACTCTCAAAGCTCACAAGGTGGGGATGTCTCCCTATAAAATACCCATATTATCCACTCTCAGAGTAGGAAGTTAGTTTtattatgaattaaaaaatggTGAGAACAGACCTGTGCCTATAACACATAAGTGACATTTTTAGCACCTGGCGctatttatcctttttaaaaacgtgttttgttttgtttggtttttcccTCCCAACATTTTAtgaggaagaattttaaaatagaacagtTGCAGGGATTGTACCCACCATCTTGGTTGTACCGTGCTCCTGCTGTGGTGCTCCCTGATGGCACTCTGTCCTTCAGAACGGGTTGGCAGCATGTCGTCTGTGTTCTGCTCTGGCAGATCTGTGAAGCCCCTAAAatgatatttgaaaaattatgtatgtgtgtattggCCTTTTTCTAGGGAGAGAGTCTATAAATTTAGCTTCTGAACTGTGATGCTCCCCTCCCTTGATGAAAGGAGAGaagtttcattttcattaaaaaaaaagacagggctGGGaatcctggctggctcagtggtggagcatgcaactctgggtctcgaggttgtgagtttgaaccctacactgggtgtagagattacttaacaataaaaaaaattttttttaaagattttatttatttatttgacagacaacagcgagagcgggaacacaagcaggtggaaggggagaaggagaagcaggcttcctgccgagcaggagccagatgtgatatggggctcgatcccaggaccctgggatcatgacctgagccaaaggcagatgcctaaggactgagccatccagtgccCCTtagcaataaaatcttaaaaacaaagacacaaaaaacAAGGTTGGACCTCTGGATCCACTTCTGCCAGTGGGCGTCCGGCTTTACAAACAGTGGTGGCTCTGATGGTGTGTGAGGTTGGGCCTTGTGTCCTTGCCTGACTGTAGTTCACACACCTCAGTGCTGTCCAGGGTGACTTCTGAAGATGACCTTGCTTTGGTAGCACTGGGTACAGGGTCCAGATTTTACGTTTTCCATACAAAGGCAGCTTAGCCTCGTGGCTAAGAGCTCAGACTTAGGAGTTAACACTGCCTGCCTTGAAAGCCCAGACCCATTGCTGACTAGCTGTCTGACATTGAGAAGCTCTTCTAACTTCCCTCTGCATAACTGAATTAATATGAAGTGTAGAatactgcctggcacatagtgtttacttctgattatttttttattaaattatttaaaaataaattagttgcccaacatacagtacaccattagtttcatATTTGGTGTTCAGTagttcatcagttgcgtataacccagtgcttatcacatcgtgtgccctccttagtgcccatcacccagttaccctgttCTCctcaacctcccctccagcaaccctcagtttgtttcccatagttaagagactcttcatggtttgtccccctctgatgacttcccattcagttttcccttctttcccctatgattctctgtacTGTTCCTTACATTCCACAAAGGAATGAAACcatacaattgtctttctctgattgacttattctcTCAacataccctccagttccatccatgtcaaggtaaatggtaagtattcatcccttctgatggctgattaatactccattgtatctaTAAACCAAATCATCTTTAGCTATTCGTCTTTccatggacatcttggctctttttattgtttggctattgtggacattgctgccatcaACATTGGGGTGtgggtgccccttcagatcactacatttgtattttgagttaaatacctagtagtgcaattgctgggtgggtAGCTCTGTTTGTAACTTCTTGGCAAACCTCTGTCTGTTTTCCAGAAGGACTGTACCAGCATTCCCACTAACCGTGTAGAAggttcctttcttgtttcctgtcttgttaattttagccattccaactggtctggggtggtatctcactgtggttttgatgtgtaattccctgatgctgagtgatgttgatcattttttcatgtgtgtgttggccatttgaatgttttctttggagaaatgtatgttcctgtcttctgcccatttcttgattggattatttgttctttgggtgttgagtttgataagttctttgtcgATTTTGGATTCTAGCtcttcatctgatatgtcatttgcaaatagcttcCCCCATTCTTTGGGTTATcttttggtggtttcctttgttgtgcaaaagctttttaccttgatgaagtcattttagtacatttttgcctttgtttcccttgcttttggagacctgactagcaagaagttgctgtggctgaggttgaagagattgctgcctgtgttttcccctaggattttgatggattcctttctcacatacaggtctttcatccatttttattctatttttgtgtgtggtataaggaaatggctccattttattcttctgcatggggctgtccaattttcccaacaccatttgttgaagaggctataTTTTCCactggacagtctttcctgctttgttgaaaattagttgaccatagagttgggggtccatttctgggctctctattctgttccattgatctatgtgtctgttttgtgccagtaccatactgtcttgatgatgacagctttgtaatagagcttgaagtctggcattttgatgccaccagctttggggttttttttgtttgtttgtttgtttcttttttttccccaacattcctttggctatttggggtcttttctggttccatataaattttaggattatttgttgcaGCTCTGTGAAGAATGtcgatggtgttttgatagggattgcattgaacatGCAgattgggtagcatagacattttaacaatatttattcttctaatctgtgatcatggaatgtttttccatttctttgtgtcttccttggtttctttcataagtgttctgcagtttttagaatacagatcttttacctctttggttaggtttattccgagGTCTCTgatggtttttggtgcagttgttaatgggatcgattccttaatttctcttttttctgtctcactGGTAGTGTATAGCGATGCAACTGacttttgtacattgattttatatcctgccacttcaCCAAAcgcctgtatgagttctagcaattttggggtggagtcttttgggttttccacctaaagtatgtcatctgcaaagagtgagagtttgatttattctttgccattttgaatgccttttatttctttttgttgtctgattgctgaggctaggacttctagtactatgttgaaaaacagtggtaagagtgggcatcgctgtcatgttcctgactttaaggGAAAAGCTATCAGTTTTTCCCCCTTGAGAATGATACTCACCCTGGGCTTTTTGTCTATCACTtttgatactgaggtatgttccctctatacctacactgtggagagttttaatcaagaaaggatactgtattttgtcaaaggCATTTTCTCCATCAATTGAGAGAGTCTCAtggctcttgtcctttctttcattaatatgaTGTaccatattgattgatttgcaaatgttgaaccatccttgcagcccaggaataaatgttACTTGCttgtggtgagtaatccttttaatttacAGTTGGAGCCTACTGGCAAGTATCTTGGTGAGagttttggcatccatattcatcagggatattggtctgtaattctcctttttgttgggcATCTTTGTTTGGTTTCAAGGTAATGCTGGGCTCAGAGAATGATCTGGAAGTTTGCCTTCCCTTTCCATTTTCTGAAACAGCtccagaagaataggtattatttaaatgtttggaagggaggggtgcctgggtggctcaattgttaagcatctgcttttggctcaggtcatggtcccagggtcctgggatcaagccccacattgggctccctgccctttttttttttttttttagagagagagcacgagtgagcacaggcagacagagcggcaggcagaggcagagggagaagcagtctcctgccaagctaggagcccgatgtgggactccatcccaggacactgggatcatgacctgtgccgaaggcagctccttaaccaactgagccacccagacgtccttgggctccctgctctgcaagaggcctgcttctccctccctcactcctcctgcttgtgttctctctctcttgctgtgtctctctgttaaataaataaataaaatcttgaatgaatgaatgaatgaatgaatgtttgatagaattacCTGGGGAAGCTGTGTGAACCTGGActcatttgttgggagatttttgattactgcttcaactgccttgctggttatgggtctgttcaggttttctgttttttcagttttggtagtttatatgtttccaggaaagcatctatttcttccatatTGCCTAATTTGTAGGCAGACAGTTGCTCCTAATATGTTGTTAACATTGTTGGTATTTCCTTCATGTTGGtcgtgatctctcctctttcagtcatgattttattagtttgggttctctctctctctctctccttttttgatACTCTGGATAGGGGTTTATTggtcttactaattctttcagagaaccaactTCTAGatttattgatctgttctgctcttcttttggtttctgtttcattgatttctgctataatctgtattatttaatctttatttgctgtcctttctccagctcctttaggtgtatggttagcttgtgtatttgagatttttttttttggagaaaggcTTATATGGCTATATACTCCTTCTTAGAACCGCCTTTGCTatatctcaaagattttgaaaggttgtatttcattttcatttgtttccataagtttttaaaattccaatttccTAGTTAACCCCTTCATTCTTTAGTCAGATACTCTTCAATCCCaaatgtttgaattccttccaatttGCCTCTTGTGACGgatttcaagttttaaagcactgtggtctgaaaatatgcagggaacaaCCCCAGTTTGTaagtactggttgagacctgatttgtgacccagtatgtgaactatcctggagaatgttccatatgtactcaggaagaatatgtattcttttgctttaagATGGAATGCTCTTAtgtgtgaagtccatctggtccagtgggtcactcaaagccattgtttccttaatGATCTGTTCAGATGACCAGATGacctgtccattgctgtgagtgaaGTGTAgaagtcccctactgttactgtattattagcagtgtgtttctttaatttagttattaattggtttatataattggctgttcccaagttaggatcataaatatttatgattgttagatcttcttgttggatagactttTTAAGTGATATAATGTCCCTCTTTAtcccttactacagtctttggtttaaaacctAATTTAGGTCCAATATGAAAATTGCtaccagctttcttttgctgtCCATTGGCATAATAAATGGTTCTCcgccccctcactttcaatctggttTCCCAAGCACTGGAATGgctcaggcaccccttctttctgtgacccccaGGGATCCTGAGACTACACTGTCTCACCTAGGATTCTGCCCCTCTTGGTTACCTGAGCATCTTTCAGGCAGGGATGTCTctcactggagcagatttctaaaagttctgattttggaCTCTGGGGCTCTATCACTCCCAGTAGCTGGCTTTTGGAGGCTCCCTCCCTTGCTGTTTATCTTCCCATAAATGCCTTCTGATTGACTTTACACCTCCCACCTTTGCAAAAAGTGGTCAcctttctatttgtagaattccagcaattcttttcttacatctcaggttgaattcataggtgttcagaatgatctagctaaattcaagggaccagatgaaacaagGACTGGTACTCTTTGACCATCttgcttctctctgctcctctgatTACTAGGATTTTATTACCGTATGAGTTTGGGCAGCTGTAACAAAATACTATGGgctgggtggcttcaacaacagacatttctttctctctctttttttttttttaatttaaattttttaaagatactatctatttatttgacacagagagagagatcacaagtaggcagtgaggcaggcagagggggagaaggaagcaggccctctgctgagcagagagctcgatgcacggcttgatcccaggaccctgggatcatgacctgagccaaaggcagaggcttaacccactgagccacccaggtgccccaacaacagGCCTTTCTTTCTCAGGGTTCTAGAGGCCAGGCAGTCTGAGATGGGAGTCTGGCATGGTCAGTTCTGGTGGGGGCTCTCTTCTGGTTTCCAgttggctgccttcttgctgtgtcctcccaTGCTGGgggtaagggaaagggagagagagcacatgcacaacaCACACCAGCTCTCTAGTCTCTTATGAGGGCCCTCCTGCGAACACAGGGGCTCTCCTCTCCAGGCATCACCCGGACCTCATTACCTGCCAGAGGCCCCAGCTCCTGATGCCATCGCATTAGAGGTCAGGGTTTCAATCCAGAGTTTTGAAGGGACACAAACCTCCAGTCCATGACAGTTGCCCATTCCTCCAAATCAGTGGTGCTAATTAAGGGTGCTAATTATTTAGGCAAAAATCGGATAAAATTGTCTCATAGCTTTGCAGTAAACCAAAAGTCTCTAGAGATTGTGGCATAAGAGAAGAATAGGCAGCCCCTTCCTGTTTCCTGCATGAGCATTTCTGCAGACACGTGGGATAGCTCTTCTGTGTGTGAGTGAGGGACCTGAGAAGTGTCAGGTCACAGGAGCTTGGCAGTGTCTCAGCCTGCAGGTTCATGGTACCTAGCAAGCGCTTACCCACTACCTCTAGTGTGGGACCTTGGACAATGTGCTGTGACACGCAGACGTCAAAGAGAGTTTGCTGCTCCATTTCTGGGGAGAAACAAGCCGCCTTCCTTCCGGAGGTTAAGGAAGAGCTGAAGGAAGCCCTCCAAACCAGTTTTTCGTATCAGTGGAATGTTCTTAAGTCTGAGGGTTGTTTCAGAAGATGTCTCGGTGAAGGTAACATGCAACCTTCCATTGGGAGGTAGTCCCAGATTAAAGTTTCCCATCAGGAGGAGCCATATTAAACTTTCTGGGGATTAGAAGTATGAATCAATTGAGCATACTTCCCTATGTTTTGGGGTTGGATAAAAATAgttccttttggggcacctgggtggctcagtgggctaaagcctctgcctttggctcaggtcatgatctcagggtcctgggatcgaggcctgcattgggctctctgctcagtggagagcctgcttccctccctctctctatgcctgcctctgtgcctacttgtgatctctctctctgtcaaataaataaataaaatccttttttttttttttaattccttttattttgcttctttgtgttgggggaaagaaggaaaaaggcaaaTGTCACGGAATCTCCGAACCTCTATTGCTGAGAGGATGCCTCCTACTCTAAATcatatttcttttggttttcaacAGCCAAGCAGGTTGAATATCTGGTCAACGAAAAGCACATCTACCTGCTGCCAAGTGGTCGGATCAACATGTGTGGCTTAACCACGAAAAATCTAGATTATGTGGCTACCTCCATCCATGAAGCGGTCACCAAAATCCACTGAAGAAGCAGCACCCGAACCAGCACCACCAAAGCGGCCCTCTGTCCCGTGTGTTCCCTGCCTGCGCCAGCCTCGCTCTGTGTGTTGTGGATAAGAGACTCTGGAGGACTGGAACCGGCTCTGGTGAGGTGGCCTCTGGTTAAGGCGGCCCCGCACAGGGCAACATCCCTTGTCAAGGAATGGGGGCCTGGGATCAGAGCCTCTTGGGAGGCCAGAGTAAATCAGGTTTTtatttaagaagaataaaaaggtACTTTGATCATGAGAGGTAGTTATCTTGCTCCCTCACTTAGAAGCCAGAATGTTACCTCTGTCGCTCCTGTGCTTCTGTGTATTGCTTGACTCTGCACAAAAAAATCCTGCCCCAAAGATCAAGTTGTCTGAAGAGCCAACTGTGATTGTGAGTGTTGGCTGTGTCATTAAAACTTGTCATCTCCACCCAGAGTGTCTgtctcctgctcttcctctgtGGCTGTGTTGTCCCTAGCCTTAAGCTTTAGCTCTCTGGGGCGAGCAAGGTAAGAGGTAGctttacatctctctctctctct encodes the following:
- the GOT1 gene encoding aspartate aminotransferase, cytoplasmic: MAPPSVFAEVPQAQPVLVFKLTADFREDPDPRKVNLGVGAYRTDDCQPWVLPVVRKVEQKLANDSSLNHEYLPILGLTEFRTCASRLALGDNSPAIQEKRVGGVQSLGGTGALRIGAEFLARWYNGTNNKDTPVYVSSPTWENHNGVFSAAGFKDIRSYHYWDAAKRGLDLQGFLNDLESAPEFSIFVLHACAHNPTGTDPTPEQWKQIASVMKRRFLFPFFDSAYQGFASGDLEKDAWAVRYFVSEGFELFCAQSFSKNFGLYNERVGNLTVVAKDPDSILRVLSQMEKIVRITWSNPPAQGARIVACTLSNPELFKEWTGNVKTMADRILTMRSELRARLEALKTPGTWNHITEQIGMFSFTGLNPKQVEYLVNEKHIYLLPSGRINMCGLTTKNLDYVATSIHEAVTKIH